CCGCCGCAGGGCTTCAGGGGTGGGAAAGGTTTTCATAACAGAACCTGCGATCGGCTAGTAATCATCAGCTTCAGGGTCTCACGCTTCAGGGTCTCACGCTTCCGACCTCACCTAATGTCTCATGACACTGGCCCCTGCGGGTACCTCAATTCAGAAGGATTGGGGTCGCTGTACTGCCCGATCGTCGGCGCTGACTTGGCTGAGCAGCCCCCAAAACGATGCGCCTGCGGAGATGCTAAGGAACGTGCTGGTTTAACCAACTAGCGAGTTAACTCGCAGTACACTGGGAACACCCCTTCCGAAACAATGCACATTCGTTTGTCCTACGGAGATACTACGCGAACAGTTATGCATATCCTTTCCATCCCCACCTGGATCATTCATATTTCCAGTGTGATCGAGTGGACTGCCGCAATCTGGCTCGTTTGGGTCTACGCCGATTTAAGTGGCAATGGGGCATGGCGGCTTTTAGCCCTGGCCATGTTGCCCGCCCTGATCAGCGCCATGTGTGCCTGTACCTGGCACTTTTTTGACAATACACCCACCCTAGAATGGCTCGTTACCCTCCAGGCCAGCACCACCGTCCTAGGAAATACCACCCTCCTGCTAGCCGCCTGGGTGCTATGGAAAACCCGTAAGCTGGAGCTAGAACCATGATTCCCCCTGTTGATACCCTGGCCCAACTGACGTTACCCTCCAAAGACACTCTGTTTGCGGTCTCCCTATTTCCCTACCTGGGCTTTCTCTGGTTTCTGACCCGATCGCGACAAGTTCCCCGCTTAGCCTTAATTGGGTTTTACACCACCCTCATTTTTGTCGGCGTGACGATTCCAGCCGGGATTTACGCCAGAGTTGTCTACCATGAAGCCCTGGCCAACGTAGACTGGTTACATGGGAGTGCAGAAGTGTTTCTCACCCTGGCTAATATCCTGATTGTGCTGGGGTTCCGCCAGGCGGTGCTTGCCCAACGTACCCGCCAGTTGGATTGACCCTGAATTCCCTGATCGCGCCGCGTCTCATTTGAGAAGGGGCCTGTGCGATCGACCTTGCCAATGCGGGAGGAAGCTGGTTTTGCCCTATCCTCAAGTCCTTTGCCTCGGTGAAGTCTTGTTCGATTACTTAGCCGATGTCCCCCTGGAGACGCTACCAAACCCGCCTGATGCGGCTTTGCCGGTGGTAAAAAGTTGGACGGCCTATGCTGGGGGCGCACCGGCTAATGTGGCCTGTGGTCTGGTCAAGTTGGGGACAGCGGCAGGGTTTATTGGTTGTGTGGGGATGGATGTCGGCGGGGAAGTGCTGGTGCAGATCCTGGCGACGGCGGGGGTGGATCTGACGGGGGTACAGCGTCATCCGGAATTGCCCACCCGTCAGGTTTATGTGCTGCGATCGACCACCGGGGAACGCTATTTTGCTGGATTTGGTGACCATCAAGCGGCAGATGCCTTTGCCGATACGGCCCTCCAGGCAGACGCCCTGCCCGTTGCCCTCTTTGCCCAGGCCCAATATCTTGTTCTGGGAACCCTGATGTTGGCCTATCCTACCAGTCGCCAAGCGGTTCAGCGTGCCCTGGCTTTAGCCCAAACCCACCAGTTAACCGTGGTTCTGGATGTGAATTGGCGGCCCCAGTTCTGGCCCGATCCCTCAATGGCGATGTCCCACATTCGGGCCGCGATCGCCCAGGCGACTTTCCTCAAACTTGCCGATGACGAAGCCGAGTGGCTGTTTCAAACCCGTGATCCAGGCGCGATCGCGGCCCAGTTTCCTAACCTGCATGGCGTTTTGCTCACCCAGGGAGACCAAGGCTGTCGGTACTGGATTCGTGGCCATCAGGATCACTATCCCGCCTTCCCTGTCGCTGTTGTCGATACCACTGGGGCAGGCGATAGTTTTGTCGCCGCCTTTGTCCATCAACTGTGCCAGAGTCAGGGACAGTGTCTGGCGACGGCTGAGCGTATCCAGGCCACGATCGCCTACGCTAATAGTGTCGGTGCCCTTAGCACAACGCAACCGGGTGCGATCGCGGCCCAACCCACTGCAACCGCTGTCCGTAGCTTCCTTCAGCACCAAGCCCAGCTTTTATCCTAGGTCACTACCGTTGCCGTTGGCTCGGATAGGGGGCTACAGGTGGCAGTCGTTTGGCGGATGAATTCGGCAAATTTAGCAATCAATGTTGGGTTACGCCATCCCCGCTCCGTCTCTTGCATCAGAATTTCCAGGGCTTGTTCAGGGGTAAAAGCAGGTTTATAGGGACGCTCACTCACGAGGGCATCATAGATGTCAATTATTTGGAAGATTTGGGCTAGAAGTGGGATTTGATCCCCCGCAAGACCATCCGGATAGCCCGTCCCATCCCAGCGTTCGTGGTGGTGGCGAATAATGGGGAGAACACCTCGCATCGTGCGCAGGGGTTGACAAATCCGCTCGCCAATAATGACGTGCTGGCGCATGATCTCCCACTCTTCATCGGTCAACTGACCTTTTTTCAGTAAAACGGCATCGGGAATCCCCACTTTGCCAATATCGTGCAGATACCCCCCCCAGGCCAAATCGCGAATCTCGGTTCGGCTTAACCCTAGAAATTCACCAAAGGCTTCACCCAGGTCAACCAACCGTTCACAATGATCTCCGGTACCGGGATCACGACTTTCCACCGTGCGGGCGATCGAAAACAGAACCTGCTCAGCATGTTCCAAATCTTCATTGAGTCGCTTCTGCCGGATCAGCGATTTTACCCGTGCTGAAAGTTCCAAGCGATCGAAGGGCTTGTTCAGGAAGTCATCGGCCCCTGCTTCAATCCCCCGCAGTCGTGAGTTTTGATCGTTCAGGGCCGTAATGATAACGACGGGAATCAGACGGGTGTGCTCATCCCCTTTTAGCCGGGAACAGACTTCAAAGCCGTCCAAACCGGGCATCATAATATCCAGCAAAATTAAGTCAGGGTTGATCGCCGTTGTTTGCTCTAGGGCAGAGATCCCATCCTCGGCTTCAAACACCTCGTATCCCTCTACCGATAGCAATGCGGCAGCAGTGGCCCGCCCGTAGGGATTATCATCAACGACCAAAATTCTGGATGTATCCGAGACAGCAGCATTCATGGGGGAACTCTCTTACTCCCTACGATATTGAGTCAAGGGTATGGGCAGGTGCTCACTCGTCCCCTTACTAATCGCTTACCGAGGAGAACACTGGGTTCTCTCGGAGCGGACAGATCCCACCGGCAAGGGGCAGATGCTGATTTCCAGTGTGGTTGTGCGCCTAGATCTGGGATAGGGGTAGAGCCGTTATTGTTTTTTCAGTATCCTAAACTTGAATGGATTGATCAAACCGTCTTTTCACGGAAGTCTGCCCCCCTAGCGGCCTGATCAGTGGTTTTGCCATAGACGGAGCGATCGCCTACAATCCAGGTGCCGATGCGGCGTGCTCTGGATGAGCGGCCTGATCTACTGTGGTGTACTTGTTATGATTTCTGACGCCTCAACCCCTTCCTCCGAATACCGCGATCGGCTGAGTCGCTATGCGGCTCGTCGCCGTCGTGCTGCTCAGGTTCACCCTGCCTATCGTCCCCAAACGATCGAAGTGGCGATTAAAGTGGGCATGAATGTGCTGTTTATTGCCGGTTGTGTCACTGCTTTAATCCACTTACTGCCCCAGATCCGGAATCAATACCGAGAGTTACGAGAGATTCAGGCGGAAACCACCCTCACTAGGACCCGGGTCGAACATTTACAAGCAGACTTCAATCGTTACTTTGATCCCCAACAAGCTAAAAGTGTGATGCAGGAACAGGGGCATCGGGTTGATCCCAGCCAACGTCGAGTGGTCTTTGTTGAACCCTCGCCTTCTCCGTCGGCAGCTTTGCCGCTGGAGGCAGATTAGGAGAGTTACCGCTCTGGGCCAGTCAGTTCCGGTTCCTAGCCAATCCCCTCCCGGTCAGTGTCCACTGCAACCCGTTACGACTGGCCGCAGCAGCGATCGATACCCAAACTATCCAACAATAAATCACTTACCGCATTAGCCACGGCAAACTCGCTATAAAAGCTTTTGGAGAAGTCAAACCCCTGCATTTCCGTCACGATCGCGATCACTAAGGCCCCGACATCGTTTTCCCCTTCTAGGCGCTGGCGCATGAATACCTGAGCAGCCCGACGGGCAATGTCCTGGTTGACGGGTTCCGGTAAAAACTCCTCATTCAACCAGCGATGCAGTGCCTCAAAGAGCCACTCGCCCTCTTGTGACGCATTTTGGACAGGAGGTAAGGTCAACGGCGGAATCGGCTCAGTCATAATAAGTTCGGTATTCTTTAACGGGTTTTTTATTGTCGCACACCGATCGCTGGCTGACTGTTTTCCAAACCATGCCCTCCTGGGAGGTTTTAGCGCTGTCCCGCTGTGGAACTTAGTCAGCCTTAACTTGCAGATCTTGACAGGGAATTGATTCCTGGGTTAGCGTGGCGATCGCGGTCTGACTATACACCTGTAGCTGTGCGGTGGAGGGTGCCTGGAACAGCAAGCGTTGCCCCGGAAAAATCACCCGTTCAAAGTTTAAATCAGGCTTGTCAGTGATTTTGATCACCTGTAGCTGCTGGGTTTGGTTGGCGTAATAGCACAGCAACAATTCTGAATCTTGAAAGGACGAATTGATCGGGCTTTTCGCTAAATTAACCATGTTTTTATTTCTTCTCCTAGAGTTTTATCAAAGCGGTTCACTATAGTTACAAGGTAACGCATCCAGAGGGCTGATTTCAGAATTTCTTCAAGATTTCATCGAGCAATTGGGTTTTCGGTCAGGGGGGGCGATCTGAAGCTCTGGTTCGATGAGCACCTAGCTCGCTCACTCCATACCCCTTAAACTAGAAGCATCTACCTAGTTAATTAGTTCGGCTGAGTAACTATACCCAATGCAACCGTCACCCTCTCCTGCCATCGCGAGCGATCGCCTAACTGAGTTAGCCGAGTCGGATTTGGGCAAGCCGGACTTGGGTAAGCTGGATTTGGCCGAGTGGGGTTGGCGCATCACTGAGGTCTGCCAACCCGATGGCACGATCGCATACGTTAATATCCCCTTAACGGAAAGCGAGTTTTTACATCCCCAGGAGGGATATTATCTGCCCAACAGTACGTTCCATGACACGGTGGCTGGCGACGCTAGGGCGATGCTGAACAACGGGCGGCGGAGATGGCTGCTTTGCTAGCCCGTTATCAGCAACAGTTTGGGGACTTGCCCGGAGGATGAGCGTAACTATTTCTATTCCGGCAGCAGACACTTATCCGAGTCACAGCCTGCTGGACCAGCTTCGGTGAGATACCCGGAGTCGTGGCGACGGAGGGCGGCGTGGAAGTCGTCGGTTTGTCGCCGTTGGTGCACTTCCGCCAACATGCGATCGTAGGTTTCTTTGGTAATTGGCTCAAACGGTAGGCGTGGGAAGGTTTGCAGGTCATCAAAGCGGGCCAATAGGGCAGCAGAAATATACCCTTCGCCGTTTTGGATGGCCGCGTAAATGCGCTTACCCAGGCTCTCAATCTCCGGCTCCCGCAGTTCGATCGTGGCACTGGTATTATGGGTGGTCCAATGGCGCTGGACTTGCATATAGAAGTCAAATTGCGCCAAGGCAGAAAATTTGGAAATATCGATCGCATCGGCTCCCGGCAGATTCGCCCAAGACACCTCCACGGGTAACTCCACCAGCCACTCGCTACACCGCGGATCAAAGGGATCGTTCAAGAGATTGCCATTTTCGTCCTTGTCCGACTGGGAAGGAATGACGCTGTAGCCGCAATCCAGACAGGCCAGGGCAACCGGATCGTTTTTGCGGAAGGTGATCCGCCGGATAAAGCGTTGGGCCTTGGGCGGATGCCAACCGGGGGATGCCCCCGTGAGTAATGACTTAGTTCCGGCAGGTTGGACGGTGGTACAGCGGTTGGGGCGTTTCAAACCGTGGCGATCGCAGTAGTCCCACACGGTTTCATGCACGACTTGCCGCCAACGGGTCAGGTATGCCTGTTCCTGTTGCCGGAATTCTAAACCGGTGGGGGTATCCGGGCGACCAGCCTCCCACCAGCGTAACCACTCAATGCCGAAGGCGGTGACGAAAAAGTCGAACAGTCCCGTAAAGGAAACGCCGACGATCGGGTCTAATTGCCGACTGAATTGATAGCGCGGTTCTTGGAATTGGTGATTCAGTAATATCGCAACCGATAAAGCACCGGCTGTAAATGCTTCTTTTTGTTCGTCTAAATCCTGGGGATCTAACTGATTGAGATGGATCTCTGATAAATTACAGTGAAAATCCGAGCCGATCACTTCACCGCATGGGTTGAGGCCATAGCGCTGCAACCGATGTGAAAGCTCATCTTCTGACATCTCTGGTTTGTAGTGCCGCAGCCAGTTTTTTGCCTCTGCGGCACCCAGGGAGGTATAGACTTCTAGAAATTCCTGCTTGAGTTCAGGGGTGGGCAGCAAATCGATATTGGCACGGGCGATCGCTTCAGGGGCATATTG
This DNA window, taken from Trichothermofontia sichuanensis B231, encodes the following:
- a CDS encoding DUF1830 domain-containing protein, producing MVNLAKSPINSSFQDSELLLCYYANQTQQLQVIKITDKPDLNFERVIFPGQRLLFQAPSTAQLQVYSQTAIATLTQESIPCQDLQVKAD
- a CDS encoding DUF3593 domain-containing protein yields the protein MIPPVDTLAQLTLPSKDTLFAVSLFPYLGFLWFLTRSRQVPRLALIGFYTTLIFVGVTIPAGIYARVVYHEALANVDWLHGSAEVFLTLANILIVLGFRQAVLAQRTRQLD
- a CDS encoding DUF2499 domain-containing protein, which produces MHILSIPTWIIHISSVIEWTAAIWLVWVYADLSGNGAWRLLALAMLPALISAMCACTWHFFDNTPTLEWLVTLQASTTVLGNTTLLLAAWVLWKTRKLELEP
- a CDS encoding carbohydrate kinase family protein, with the protein product MPYPQVLCLGEVLFDYLADVPLETLPNPPDAALPVVKSWTAYAGGAPANVACGLVKLGTAAGFIGCVGMDVGGEVLVQILATAGVDLTGVQRHPELPTRQVYVLRSTTGERYFAGFGDHQAADAFADTALQADALPVALFAQAQYLVLGTLMLAYPTSRQAVQRALALAQTHQLTVVLDVNWRPQFWPDPSMAMSHIRAAIAQATFLKLADDEAEWLFQTRDPGAIAAQFPNLHGVLLTQGDQGCRYWIRGHQDHYPAFPVAVVDTTGAGDSFVAAFVHQLCQSQGQCLATAERIQATIAYANSVGALSTTQPGAIAAQPTATAVRSFLQHQAQLLS
- a CDS encoding slr1601 family putative cell division protein: MISDASTPSSEYRDRLSRYAARRRRAAQVHPAYRPQTIEVAIKVGMNVLFIAGCVTALIHLLPQIRNQYRELREIQAETTLTRTRVEHLQADFNRYFDPQQAKSVMQEQGHRVDPSQRRVVFVEPSPSPSAALPLEAD
- a CDS encoding HD-GYP domain-containing protein; amino-acid sequence: MNAAVSDTSRILVVDDNPYGRATAAALLSVEGYEVFEAEDGISALEQTTAINPDLILLDIMMPGLDGFEVCSRLKGDEHTRLIPVVIITALNDQNSRLRGIEAGADDFLNKPFDRLELSARVKSLIRQKRLNEDLEHAEQVLFSIARTVESRDPGTGDHCERLVDLGEAFGEFLGLSRTEIRDLAWGGYLHDIGKVGIPDAVLLKKGQLTDEEWEIMRQHVIIGERICQPLRTMRGVLPIIRHHHERWDGTGYPDGLAGDQIPLLAQIFQIIDIYDALVSERPYKPAFTPEQALEILMQETERGWRNPTLIAKFAEFIRQTTATCSPLSEPTATVVT